AAGCAATCCTGTAACTGTTATTGGACTGGATCGCCCTACTCTAGATAGAGATTTGAAGAATATCTCTGATAAAGATTTTGTAGTCATTGATGGTTCGCCGCAAGCAACTGATCTTGCAGTGTCTGCTATTAAAGCAGCAGATTTTGTGCTGATTCCTGTGCAACCGTCACCTTATGACATTTGGGCAACCAGTGATTTGGTGGATTTGGTCAAGCAACGCATTGAAATGACCGATAATAAGCTCAAATCAGCATTTGTGGTGTCTCGTGCCATTAAAAATACCAAAATCGGCAGTGAGGTGTCAGAAGTGCTGATCGAGTATGGTCTACCTGTGCTCAATGCCAAAATCGTCCAACGTATCGCTTACCCTAATAGTGCAGCGATTGGTAAAACGGTATTTGAAACAGAAAGTAAAACCAGCGATGCGGTGGCAGAGATGAATGCCTTAGCCACTGAAGTAAAAAGCTATTTGATGTAAGGAGTAGAGAATGAGTAATTTAATGGCAGGCAGACCGAGTCAAAAAAAAGCCGAGCAAGAACTCAGCTTGTCAGACGTAACAGATGTTGAACCCAAAAAAATCAAAGCTAATTTTAATATCGATGAAGATTTATACATTAAGCTCAAGCAACATGCGTTAGACAGTCGCAAAACAGTGACACAGATTTTAATTGAGTTAATCGAGCAAACGGTAAATAAACGGTAATATGTAAATACGTATTTACTTAAATAAGTAAATACGTATAGAATAATTTTTAATAGGTGTAAAAATTTGGAGTCACAAGTTCAATCTTAATTGTAAGCAAGGCGGAATTTTTGTAAGTACATAGGTATTTATATCAATACTTATATATAAGGAAATATTTACCTTTTTTGAGGTGAAAACGGCATTTAATCAGGCGCAATTTTTTGATGGACTGTAAAAAATCACACAGGGAATTGCAAATAGTCAACAACCGCAAAGCGAGTTTATTTTGGATTTTTTGGCATTGCTTGATATTTCCAAAACCACGCTGAATGATATTCGTAATCAAAACACCCGCACCAATGTCGCAAAAAACCTAGAATTTGCCGAAGTTGCCTTAAAATACAAGATCTATTTTAAACCTACTGGAAAAATTATAGTGATTTGCTATCTGATAGTTATTTGACCGCCAGTGAGCAACTCGAAAATGCCCTGCAAACGCTCAAAACCGACCCACTTATCAAAACCCACAAAATCTGCATTATCAT
This region of Moraxella osloensis genomic DNA includes:
- the parA gene encoding ParA family partition ATPase produces the protein MKVIAVLNQKGGSGKTTIATHLARALQLQGSSVLLVDSDKQGSARDWSAVNESNPVTVIGLDRPTLDRDLKNISDKDFVVIDGSPQATDLAVSAIKAADFVLIPVQPSPYDIWATSDLVDLVKQRIEMTDNKLKSAFVVSRAIKNTKIGSEVSEVLIEYGLPVLNAKIVQRIAYPNSAAIGKTVFETESKTSDAVAEMNALATEVKSYLM